In the Chloroflexota bacterium genome, one interval contains:
- a CDS encoding DinB family protein produces the protein MGRKELLIALYDYGAWAYEKLFAKIGELSDEQYRKVWSRGYQSIHDTLVHNFGADSRWLSRWQGDPSPAMLNPAELSSLAEIKGRWADIVAKRKVYLESLSEGQLDEEIVWQRGSERVRLPR, from the coding sequence ATGGGACGCAAAGAACTGTTGATCGCGCTGTACGATTATGGCGCCTGGGCGTACGAGAAGCTGTTCGCCAAGATCGGCGAGTTGTCCGACGAACAGTATCGCAAAGTCTGGTCGCGCGGCTACCAGTCGATACACGATACGCTGGTACACAACTTTGGCGCCGATTCGCGTTGGCTCTCGCGTTGGCAGGGCGATCCGTCGCCGGCCATGCTCAACCCGGCCGAGTTGTCGTCGCTCGCGGAGATTAAGGGCCGTTGGGCCGATATAGTAGCGAAGCGCAAGGTGTATCTCGAATCGCTGAGCGAGGGGCAGCTGGACGAAGAGATCGTCTGGCAGCGCGGTAGCGAGCGCGTCAGGCTGCCGCGCTGA
- a CDS encoding DinB family protein, translating to MSKKELIASLYAHAAWANAKLLDQVARLSEAKYRDPMSAEYRSVHETLVHTLLAEWRWFEAWRGDGQPPANINADDLTTLDLIRARWAELREQRAAFIASLTESDLEAQLSRTRGGRTSTFLRWQAMTTVALHGVQHRAEIAQYLTAAGFSPGDLDFIFYVMSQPPPS from the coding sequence ATGAGCAAGAAGGAACTGATCGCGTCGCTTTACGCGCACGCGGCATGGGCCAACGCCAAACTACTGGACCAGGTGGCGCGTCTGTCGGAAGCAAAGTATCGCGACCCGATGTCGGCGGAGTACCGCTCCGTGCACGAGACGCTGGTACACACCCTGCTGGCAGAATGGCGCTGGTTTGAAGCGTGGCGAGGCGACGGCCAACCGCCGGCAAACATCAACGCCGACGACCTGACGACGCTCGATCTCATCCGGGCGCGTTGGGCGGAACTGCGCGAGCAGCGCGCGGCGTTTATCGCGTCGCTGACTGAGTCCGACCTCGAAGCGCAGTTGTCGCGGACGCGCGGCGGGCGCACCTCGACCTTCCTGCGCTGGCAGGCGATGACGACCGTCGCGCTGCACGGCGTACAGCACCGCGCCGAGATCGCGCAGTATCTCACGGCCGCGGGGTTCTCGCCCGGCGATCTCGACTTCATCTTCTACGTGATGTCCCAGCCCCCGCCGAGCTGA
- a CDS encoding aminopeptidase P family protein → MLQQEKIEQAIGVLRETGLDAWLLYARETSEINEPSWDMVAPAGVVWPAAVIITTRGERFAIVGKFDDAAFRASGLYTGVLTYTQGIGETLRGVLSELDPQSIGLNFSKSNVAADGLTYGMFLQLQEHLAGTPYVGRLQSADAVVSRVRGRKTPTEAARVRAAIATTMRLFDEVTPLIRPGATERELYDFMQKRVAELGLGYAWAQAGNPIVNSGPDSAIGHGPPTTDIRIQPGHLVHMDFGVKQDEYCSDIQRMWYVRRPGERDAPEPLRVAFDALIKTISEGMLALEPGVPGWQVDRRAREVITGAGFPEYQHAFGHQLGRTAHDGSTLLGPHWERYGQTPYGLVEPGQIYTLELGVQTDAGMLALEEDVIVTETGCELLEDPQTSLWLI, encoded by the coding sequence ATGCTCCAGCAAGAGAAGATCGAGCAGGCGATCGGCGTCCTGCGTGAGACCGGTCTCGATGCGTGGCTGCTGTACGCGCGCGAAACGAGCGAGATCAACGAGCCGTCGTGGGACATGGTGGCGCCTGCCGGCGTGGTCTGGCCGGCGGCGGTCATCATTACCACCCGGGGCGAGCGCTTCGCCATCGTTGGCAAGTTCGACGACGCGGCCTTTCGCGCCAGCGGGCTGTACACCGGCGTGCTCACCTACACGCAGGGCATCGGCGAGACGCTGCGCGGTGTCCTGTCCGAACTCGATCCGCAGTCGATCGGGCTGAACTTCTCCAAGAGCAACGTGGCTGCCGACGGCCTTACGTATGGCATGTTTCTGCAACTGCAGGAGCATCTGGCCGGTACGCCGTACGTCGGGCGGCTGCAATCGGCCGATGCGGTGGTCTCGCGCGTGCGCGGGCGCAAGACGCCGACCGAGGCCGCGCGCGTGCGCGCCGCCATTGCGACGACTATGCGCCTGTTCGACGAGGTGACGCCGCTGATCCGCCCCGGCGCGACCGAGCGCGAACTGTACGATTTCATGCAGAAGCGCGTGGCCGAGCTTGGGCTGGGCTATGCCTGGGCACAGGCAGGCAACCCGATTGTCAACTCCGGGCCGGACTCGGCGATTGGCCACGGGCCGCCGACGACCGATATCCGCATTCAGCCGGGCCACCTGGTGCACATGGATTTCGGCGTGAAACAGGATGAGTACTGCTCGGATATCCAGCGTATGTGGTACGTGCGCCGGCCGGGTGAGCGCGACGCGCCCGAACCGCTCCGAGTCGCATTCGATGCGCTCATCAAGACCATCTCCGAGGGCATGCTGGCGCTTGAGCCTGGCGTGCCCGGCTGGCAGGTGGACCGGCGCGCCCGCGAAGTGATTACCGGCGCGGGCTTCCCGGAATACCAGCACGCCTTTGGGCATCAACTCGGTCGCACCGCGCACGACGGCTCCACACTGCTCGGGCCGCACTGGGAGCGGTATGGCCAGACGCCGTACGGCCTGGTGGAACCGGGCCAGATCTACACGCTGGAGCTGGGCGTGCAGACCGACGCGGGTATGCTGGCGCTGGAAGAAGACGTCATCGTGACCGAGACCGGCTGCGAGTTGCTTGAAGATCCGCAGACGTCGCTCTGGCTCATCTAG